Below is a genomic region from Pectobacterium polaris.
CTTATGAACCCATACGGTAGTTCGGTGACTCTTTAGTAATGGTAACGTCGTGAACGTGGCTTTCCTGAATGCCCGCGCCGCTGATGCGTACAAACTCAGCCTGCGTGCGCAATGCATCAATGGTGGCGCAACCGGTCAGGCCCATGCAGGAGCGCAAGCCGCCCATCTGCTGGTGAACGATCTCTTTCAGGCGGCCTTTATAGGCTACGCGGCCTTCGATACCTTCCGGCACCAGTTTGTCGGCGGCGTTATCGGTCTGGAAGTAACGGTCTGATGAGCCTTTGGACATTGCGCCCAGTGAACCCATGCCGCGGTAAGATTTGAATGAACGGCCTTGATACAGTTCGATTTCGCCTGGGGATTCTTCCGTACCCGCCAGCATGGAACCGACCATGACACACGCCGCGCCTGCTGCGATGGCTTTAGCGATGTCGCCGGAGAAGCGGATACCGCCATCGGCGATGACTGGAATGCCTGTGCCTTCCAGCGCTTCAACCGCATCAGAGATAGCCGTAATCTGCGGAACGCCCACGCCAGTCACGATACGGGTCGTACAGATAGAACCAGGGCCGATACCGACTTTCACGGCGCTAACGCCCGCTTCAACCAGCGCTTTCGCACCTGAGCCCGTCGCTACGTTGCCGCCGATGATTTCGAGGTTCGGGTATTTAGCACGTGTTTCGCGAATACGCTGTAATACGCCTTCGGAATGACCGTGTGAGGAGTCGATCAGCAGGACGTCAACGCCTGCGGCAACCAGCGCATCAACACGCTCTTCGTTACCCGCACCTGCGCCAACCGCTGCACCTACGCGCAGACGACCGTGCTCGTCTTTACACGCGTTCGGTTTACGTTCTGCTTTCTGGAAATCTTTTACCGTGATCATGCCGATCAGGTGGAATTGGTCGTCAATCACCAGCGCTTTTTCGACGCGTTTTTCGTGCATTTTTTGCAGCACGACATCACGCGCTTCGCCTTCTTTGACCGTGACCAGACGCTCTTTTGGCGTCATGAACGCGCTAACCGGTTTTTCCAAATCGGTAACAAAACGCACGTCACGACCGGTGATGATACCGACCAGTTCGTTGTCTTTTGCCACGACAGGGTAACCAGCGAAGCCGTTGCGCTCGGTCAACTCTTTCATTTCACGCAGCGTCGTTTCTGGCGTTACCGTTTGTGGATCAACCACAACGCCGCTTTCGTGTTTTTTCACGCGGCTAACTTCTTCAGCCTGACGCTCAATGGACATATTTTTGTGAATAAAGCCCAGACCGCCTTCCTGCGCCAGCGCAATGGCCAGGCCGGATTCGGTAACGGTATCCATCGCTGCGGACAGCATAGGGATATTCAGGCGAATGTTTTTCGTCAACTGCGTGGACAGATCGGCAGTATTAGGCAGAACAGTAGAATGAGCGGGAACCAGGAGGACGTCGTCAAACGTCAGTGCTTCTTTAGCGATACGTAGCATGGGCAATATCTCACCAAGGTGGATGTAAGAATAGATAAAATATTGCCGTGGCATTCTACAGGGCGTAATCGGTTGCCTCCAGCATTATTTTACTAAAATGCTTGATTACCTTTTTCAGGTAGGTAGTATCGATCAATTAAGTGACTGTTTTAAAATTTGATCTGGCTCACAATGTCTCAATTTCCCTCCTCTGCAATTTTTACCGTTAGCCGCCTGAATCAGACGGTCAGACAACTGTTGGAAATGGAAATGGGCCAGATTTGGCTCTCCGGCGAAATCTCCAACCTCTCTCAGCCCTCATCCGGCCACTGGTATTTCACGCTAAAAGACGAACGTGCACAGGTACGCTGCGCGATGTTTCGTACCAGCAACCGCAGAGTGACGTTCCGCCCACAAAACGGTCAGCAAGTGCTGATTCGTGCAACCATCACGCTATATGAACCTCGCGGCGACTATCAGCTACTGGCGGAAAGCATGCAGCCCGCTGGTGATGGCCTGCTACAGCAGCAGTTTGAACAGCTCAAGCAGCGCCTCGCTGCCGAAGGGTTGTTCGACCAACAGTTTAAGCAGGTTCTGCCCTCTCCCGCCAAGCAGGTCGGCGTGATTACGTCAGCCAGCGGTGCCGCCCTGCACGATATTTTGCAGGTGTTGCAGCGCCGCGATCCGTCACTGCCGGTGATCGTGTATCCCACGTCGGTGCAAGGTGCGGAAGCGCCGCTACAGATTGTTCGCGCTATTGAGCTGGCTAACCAGCGGGATGAGTGTGATGTGTTAATCGTCGGGCGCGGCGGCGGTTCGCTGGAAGATCTCTGGAGCTTTAATGACGAACGGGTCGCCCGCGCCATCTTCGCCAGCCGCATTCCTATCGTCAGCGCCGTCGGCCATGAAACTGATGTCACTATCGCCGATTTCGTCGGTGACCTGCGCGCGCCCACGCCGTCGGCTGCTGCCGAGTTAGTAAGTCGTAACCAACTTGAGCTATTGCGTCAGATACAGTCCCAGCGCCAGCGTCTGGAAATGGCGATGGATTATTACCTTGCCCAGCGCAATCGGGAATTTACCCGCCTGCACCACCGTTTACAGCAGCAGCATCCGCAGCTGCGACTGGCGCGTCAGCAGGCACAGCTGGTTAAACTGCGTCAGCGGTTGGATGACGCCATGCAGCAGCAGCTTCGGCAGACCTCGCGCCGAAGTGAACGCTTACAACAGCGTCTGATGCAACAGCAGCCGCAAACCCGTATTCATCGTGCGCAGCAGCGCTTGCAGCAGCTTAGCTATCAGATGCAAAGCGCAGTAGAACGTCAGTTGAATCAGAACAAGCAGAAGCTAGGCATCGCCTGTTCGCGACTGGAAGGCGTTAGCCCGCTGGCGACGCTGGCGCGTGGCTATAACGTCACCACCGCCCCGGACGGTAAAGTGCTGAAAAACGTCGCGCAAATTTCCCCCGGCGAAACGCTGAAAACTCGTTTACAGGACGGCTGGGTAGAAAGTCAGGTCACGACACTGGCTCCGAATCAAAATTCCGCGAAAAAGCGGCGAAAACCCTCATCTCCGACGCAAAAATAACGCGAACGGCATAAAATGCGTGAATGGGGATTTGTCCTAAAACAACGGCGATCCCCCATTCTTACCCCCGCCATCTGAACTATACTCATTCCCAGCTCACTAATTTATATTCACCGTTTTCACCGCACGGGTTATCAGCCTCTGCGCGGTGACGCGGATAGGATAAAAAGACAGTGAGCTTTGTTGATCGTCTGTGTTACCCCTGATGAGCGTTTTCAAGGAGATGAGGTATGAAGTCCAGACCGATTTGTAGCGTGATCCCCCCTTACATTTTGCATCGCATTATCGCAAACGGCACAGACGAACAGCGCCACTGTGCGCAACAAACGCTGATGCACGTTCAGTCATTAATGGTCAGCCACCATCCGCGCCCGGAACCCCATGAGAAATTACCCGCCGGGCAGGCAAATCGCAGCATTCACGATGCCGAACAGCAGCAACAGTTGCCCGGCAAGCTGGTTCGCGCTGAAGGCCAACCCAGCAACGGTGATGTTGCCGTCGATGAGGCCTACAACTATCTGGGCGTAACCTATGATTTCTTCTGGAAGATTTTCCAACGTAACTCGCTGGACGCCGAGGGGCTATCGCTGGCTGGCACAGTACATTACGGTCAGGATTATCAGAACGCCTTCTGGAACGGGCAGCAGATGGTGTTCGGAGATGGCGACGGCAAAATCTTTAATCGCTTCACGATTGCGCTTGATGTGGTCGCACATGAACTCACTCACGGCATCACCGAAAATGAAGCAGGGCTAATTTATTTCCGCCAGTCCGGTGCGCTAAATGAATCGCTGTCCGATGTCTTTGGCTCCATGGTCAAGCAGTATCATTTGGGGCAAACCGCTGAGCAGGCCGATTGGCTTATCGGTGACAAGCTTCTGGCCGAGGGTATTCACGGCATGGGGCTGCGGTCAATGTCTCATCCGGGCACGGCGTATGATGATGAGCTGCTCGGTATCGACCCCCAACCCTCTCACATGAACGAGTATGTGAACACGCGTGAAGACAACGGCGGCGTACACTTGAATTCAGGTATCCCCAACCGGGCATTCTATCTCACAGCTATCGCGCTGGGCGGCCATTCATGGGAAAAAGCCGGCCGCATCTGGTACGACACGCTGTGTGATAAAACGCTGCCGCAAAATGCGGATTTCGAAATTTTCGCGCGCCACACCATTCAACATGCCGCTCAACGTTTTAACCACACCGTTGCCGATATCGTCATGCAATCGTGGGAAACGGTAGGCGTGGAGGTACGACAGGAGTTCTTATGAAAACGCTGCCAGAGCTCAACGACGATGCCATCATTGAGCTAGCGCGTGAAGGGGGATTTGCCTTTATCCCCAAGCTGGCGGGGCCGCGACGTTTCGCGCTCGCCAGCGTACCGCCATCCGAACGGGAGCGGATTTGTAACGCGATCCGTAATGCCGCACCTCAGGCTCGCGAACCCGGTGAACCTGATGGCCCAGGGCGCGGCGACCAGTTCTATTACCGCATCCACATCAGCTACTGCCAACCGCAGCAGAATCAATATACCGATATCATTCTGCTGATCCCCGAAGACCGCGCGCCGCCGGAGCTGACCGAGCTGTGGCGCAACGGCGTAGAGGAGTAACCATTGATTAAGTAATAATGAATTTAATCGGCAGGCGCGTAGCTGAATGCGACTCGCCGTTTGGAAATCATCCCGTGCTGCTGGCAAAAATAATCCACCGCACCACAGGCTTTCAGTTCCTGAAGCGAGTGCTTACATTCAGGGCACGCAGCCTCACGCAGATAATCCTGCTGGCAGGCAGTACACTGAAACCGCGCACCACTTTTCCAAGCTAGAGGATGACCACAGCTCGGGCAATTTGCTTCCATATTTATCCTCTCGTTTCACCACGTTCAGGCAGCACATTTCTGTCCAATTCAGGCAGCATAACCACACTTTCCTGCTCGTTGGCGTCAGTGCGGGAAATCACCAACACGGCGACATCATCACTGGGATTATAGGGTAAATGTGGGACGTTCTCAGGGATATAGAGGAAATTACCTTCGGGTAATTCAATCATGTTTTCAAGCTGTTCCCCGTAATACACACAGGAAATACCGCTCAGCGCGTAAATCGCCGTTTCGTGATGCTCGTGCTTATGCGCCTTGCCTTGCGAACGCGGTGGAATCCACGCCAACTGCATATGAAGATGCTGGGCACCCACCGTCTCGCGTGAAATTCCAACCGAGTAAACCAAGCCTTGTTTGCCCTGATACTGGGTCTGCGGGGCAATCCGCTGGCAATATACGCCCCGCTCAGAATGCTTTGTTTTCATCACTGCGCCTCAGGAAGAAGACTGTCCAAGAGTACGCTATCAAATTCCTGTTCTGTCAGCCAAAAGGCAAGACGTAAGACTCTGTCACTTACTGCAACAGAAGCCAACAGCGCTAAATCACGCCCAGTGAACGTAAAAAGTAGAGCCCGAACGCAATCACAAAGAAGGCTCCCGCCGTCGTCAACCCGATGATATTCGCCGCCAGAGTAGCGTTTCCGCCCATCGCTCGCGTCATCACGTAGCTTCCCGATGCCGTCGGCGTTGAGGAGAACAGGAAGATAATACCGAGTTCAACGCCCCTGAAGCCCACCAGCCATCCCCCAAACGTCAACAGCCCCGGAACGACCAACAGCTTCGCCACGGAAGCAAGCATCGCGACGTTGGACGACCGAAACATACTACGCCACTCCAGACTGGCTCCGGCACAGAGCAACGCCAGCGGCAACGCCATTGAGGAAATAAAGCTGCCCGTTTGCTTAATCACGGCTGGCATCGGTAGATGGCTCTGCGCATACGCGGCACCGCAGAGTAAACCGATGATCAGCGGGTTGGTGGCGATGCCTCGTAATAACATGAGAACGCTGATGCGTTGATCAGGCGATTTACGCTGCAAACTGCGCGTGAGGGTAATCACCGACAGCGCGTTGAACATGATCACCGTGACAACCAGATACAGCGACCCCACCGCCACGCCCTCTTCACCATACGCGCTCACGGCAAACGCGAGCCCCATAATGCCCGTGTTAGAGCGGAAGCCGCCCTGCACGAAGATGCCACGCTCAGTGGGTTCTTTAATGAGGCGGACAGCAGCAATTTCCAGCAGCAGGAATGTCGCCAGCGTGCCTAACGTGCCATACAGCACCAGCGGCCACTGTTCCGAAAACGATTGATGATTGCTTGCCACGCTGAAAAACAGCAGGCAAGGCAAAGAAAGATTGAACACCAGACGCATCGCTGCATCGCAAAAGGCATCATTTAGCAGGCCGATTTTGCGCAACGCAACGCCCATAAACAACATCAACAAATTGGGCATCGTGACGTTGAACGCAAAACTCCAGGTTTCCCAGGACATGGCTTTCCTTGATTATTATTGGTTTCGTCTCTAACAAAACGGGGCGAATATCGCTATTCGCCCCGTAGATAAATCACTTACTTTTTTTAAGATGCGACATCAACCGCTTACGCTTGCGGAGCTGGTTTGGCGTCAGCGTATTGCGCTTGTCTGCAAAGGGGTTTTCCCCCTCTTTAAACTGAATACGAATCGGCGTGCCCATCACTTCCAGCGAACGACGATAGTAGTTCATCAGGTAGCGCTTGTAAGAATCCGGCAGGTCTTTCACCTGGTTACCGTGGATCACCACAATCGGCGGGTTATAACCACCGGCATGCGCATATTTCAGCTTCACGCGACGACCGCGCACCAGCGGCGGCTGATGATCGTCTGCCGCCATTTGCATCACGCGGGTCAACATCGCCGTACTGACGCGACGAGTCGCGCAAGAATAGGCTTCGGTTACCGACTCAAACAGATTACCCACGCCGCTGCCGTGTAGCGCAGAAATGAAGTGAATGCGGGCAAAATCGATAAAGCCGAGGCGCAGATCCAGCATATCTTTCACCTGATCGCGCACTTCCTGTGACAGGCCATCCCACTTGTTCACTACGATCACCAGTGAGCGCCCACTATTGAGGATAAAGCCCAACAGCGAGAGATCCTGATCGGAAATGCCTTCACGCGCATCGATAACCAACAGAACTACGTTGGCATCTTCAATCGCCTGCAACGTCTTGATCACGGAGAATTTCTCTACCGTTTCCGTCACTTTGCCGCGCTTACGTACCCCAGCGGTATCAATCAGAACGTATTCACGTTCGTCACGCACCATAGGGATGTAGATACTGTCACGCGTCGTGCCCGGCATGTCATACACCACCACGCGTTCTTCACCCAGAATACGGTTAGTCAGCGTGGATTTACCCACGTTCGGACGCCCGACAATCGCCAGTTTGATCGGCAAATCTTCAGGGTTGAAATCGTCTTCTGCTTCTTCTTCGCTGGCCTTATCTTCCGCTTCTAACGCAGCCCAGTAAGCCGCGTTCTCTTCTTCTTCGGTTAACTCGACCGGCTCTTCTATTTCATCCTGCACGAACGGCAGCAAAACCGTTTCCAGCAGTGACGTCACGCCACGGCCATGAGACGCCGCGATCGCGTACACTTCGCCCATACCGAGCGAGTAGAAATCCGCCGTGACCGTATCTGGGTCGAGGCCATCGGTCTTATTGGCGACCAGCACCGTAGTTTTTTTGCGGCTACGCAAATGCTTGGCAATGCCTTCATCCGCAGGCATCAGCCCCGCGCGAGCATCCACCATGAACAGCACGATATCCGCCTCTTCAATCGCGACCAGCGATTGGCCCGCCATGCGCGTTTCTACACCGTCTTCTGTACCGTCAATGCCACCGGTATCGACGATAATAAATTCATGCCCTTCCACTTCTGCACGACCATACTTGCGGTCACGAGTCAGCCCAGGAAAATCCGCCACTAATGCATCACGAGTGCGCGTTAAGCGGTTAAATAGCGTGGATTTCCCCACATTCGGGCGCCCGACCAGCGCGACGACAGGTATCATTGTTACAACCTCATTACTTATATTTCAATACGTTACAGCGAAATACTCGCTGACGATAAAAAGACGAAACGGCCCCTGATAATGTCAGGAGCCGTTATACGAGCACACCCAAAAACGCTGTGCTCCAAATCAATACGGGTTACTTAGCGAGTGAACGCGTAGACATCACCGTTTTTCGCCTGAATCAGCAGCTTATCGCTGGCAACCACAGGCTTGCTCAGGAAGCCAGAGCTATCCACTTTTTGCTGCGCTACGAAGCGACCATCCGCCGTATTCAGCCAGTGCAGATACCCTTCGGCATCGCCGACAACCAGATAACCATTATACAGCGCCGGAGCCGTTAAGTTACGGTGCAGCAGATCGCTTTGACGCCACAGGCTCACGCCGCCGTTGGTATTCAATGCAACAACACGATCGTCCTGATCGACCAGATAGATGCGGTCACCGTCAATGATGAAATCATGCACTGAACCCAGTTCACGCTTCCACAGAACCTGACCAGAACGCAGATCCAGCGCGGTCATGTTGCCATTATAGCCCAACGCGTAAACCACTTCGCCCGCTACCACTGGCGTGGTGTCGACATCATTCAGACGATCGATTTCGGTTGCGCCACTCGGCTGTGAAATACGCTGTTGCCAAATGAGCTGGCCCTGATTGATCATCACGGCGTTTACACGACCGTTATCACCACCCACAATCGCCGCACCAAATGCGGTTGTCGGGGCAGATTCACCGCGCAGAGACAGCGTCGGCATATCTAAGTTGACGCTCCACTTGATTGCGCCATCGGCTTCATTCAATGCCTGCAACATGCCGTTGCTGGTGTGAATCAGCACGACACCGTCGCTGACGACAGGGCGAGACAACGCTTCGCCAGCCACTTTGGTCTGCCATACCGGCGTACCATCTTCCGCGTTCAGCGCATAAACCTGCGCTCTTTCGCTGCCGACATAGACATGGTTACCAGAAACCGTTACGCCGCCGGACAGCAGCGCTGGATT
It encodes:
- the guaB gene encoding IMP dehydrogenase, whose amino-acid sequence is MLRIAKEALTFDDVLLVPAHSTVLPNTADLSTQLTKNIRLNIPMLSAAMDTVTESGLAIALAQEGGLGFIHKNMSIERQAEEVSRVKKHESGVVVDPQTVTPETTLREMKELTERNGFAGYPVVAKDNELVGIITGRDVRFVTDLEKPVSAFMTPKERLVTVKEGEARDVVLQKMHEKRVEKALVIDDQFHLIGMITVKDFQKAERKPNACKDEHGRLRVGAAVGAGAGNEERVDALVAAGVDVLLIDSSHGHSEGVLQRIRETRAKYPNLEIIGGNVATGSGAKALVEAGVSAVKVGIGPGSICTTRIVTGVGVPQITAISDAVEALEGTGIPVIADGGIRFSGDIAKAIAAGAACVMVGSMLAGTEESPGEIELYQGRSFKSYRGMGSLGAMSKGSSDRYFQTDNAADKLVPEGIEGRVAYKGRLKEIVHQQMGGLRSCMGLTGCATIDALRTQAEFVRISGAGIQESHVHDVTITKESPNYRMGS
- the xseA gene encoding exodeoxyribonuclease VII large subunit, which produces MSQFPSSAIFTVSRLNQTVRQLLEMEMGQIWLSGEISNLSQPSSGHWYFTLKDERAQVRCAMFRTSNRRVTFRPQNGQQVLIRATITLYEPRGDYQLLAESMQPAGDGLLQQQFEQLKQRLAAEGLFDQQFKQVLPSPAKQVGVITSASGAALHDILQVLQRRDPSLPVIVYPTSVQGAEAPLQIVRAIELANQRDECDVLIVGRGGGSLEDLWSFNDERVARAIFASRIPIVSAVGHETDVTIADFVGDLRAPTPSAAAELVSRNQLELLRQIQSQRQRLEMAMDYYLAQRNREFTRLHHRLQQQHPQLRLARQQAQLVKLRQRLDDAMQQQLRQTSRRSERLQQRLMQQQPQTRIHRAQQRLQQLSYQMQSAVERQLNQNKQKLGIACSRLEGVSPLATLARGYNVTTAPDGKVLKNVAQISPGETLKTRLQDGWVESQVTTLAPNQNSAKKRRKPSSPTQK
- a CDS encoding M4 family metallopeptidase, with product MKSRPICSVIPPYILHRIIANGTDEQRHCAQQTLMHVQSLMVSHHPRPEPHEKLPAGQANRSIHDAEQQQQLPGKLVRAEGQPSNGDVAVDEAYNYLGVTYDFFWKIFQRNSLDAEGLSLAGTVHYGQDYQNAFWNGQQMVFGDGDGKIFNRFTIALDVVAHELTHGITENEAGLIYFRQSGALNESLSDVFGSMVKQYHLGQTAEQADWLIGDKLLAEGIHGMGLRSMSHPGTAYDDELLGIDPQPSHMNEYVNTREDNGGVHLNSGIPNRAFYLTAIALGGHSWEKAGRIWYDTLCDKTLPQNADFEIFARHTIQHAAQRFNHTVADIVMQSWETVGVEVRQEFL
- a CDS encoding protealysin inhibitor emfourin, with translation MKTLPELNDDAIIELAREGGFAFIPKLAGPRRFALASVPPSERERICNAIRNAAPQAREPGEPDGPGRGDQFYYRIHISYCQPQQNQYTDIILLIPEDRAPPELTELWRNGVEE
- a CDS encoding zinc ribbon domain-containing protein; protein product: MEANCPSCGHPLAWKSGARFQCTACQQDYLREAACPECKHSLQELKACGAVDYFCQQHGMISKRRVAFSYAPAD
- a CDS encoding cupin domain-containing protein, with the protein product MKTKHSERGVYCQRIAPQTQYQGKQGLVYSVGISRETVGAQHLHMQLAWIPPRSQGKAHKHEHHETAIYALSGISCVYYGEQLENMIELPEGNFLYIPENVPHLPYNPSDDVAVLVISRTDANEQESVVMLPELDRNVLPERGETRG
- a CDS encoding AEC family transporter → MSWETWSFAFNVTMPNLLMLFMGVALRKIGLLNDAFCDAAMRLVFNLSLPCLLFFSVASNHQSFSEQWPLVLYGTLGTLATFLLLEIAAVRLIKEPTERGIFVQGGFRSNTGIMGLAFAVSAYGEEGVAVGSLYLVVTVIMFNALSVITLTRSLQRKSPDQRISVLMLLRGIATNPLIIGLLCGAAYAQSHLPMPAVIKQTGSFISSMALPLALLCAGASLEWRSMFRSSNVAMLASVAKLLVVPGLLTFGGWLVGFRGVELGIIFLFSSTPTASGSYVMTRAMGGNATLAANIIGLTTAGAFFVIAFGLYFLRSLGVI
- the der gene encoding ribosome biogenesis GTPase Der — translated: MIPVVALVGRPNVGKSTLFNRLTRTRDALVADFPGLTRDRKYGRAEVEGHEFIIVDTGGIDGTEDGVETRMAGQSLVAIEEADIVLFMVDARAGLMPADEGIAKHLRSRKKTTVLVANKTDGLDPDTVTADFYSLGMGEVYAIAASHGRGVTSLLETVLLPFVQDEIEEPVELTEEEENAAYWAALEAEDKASEEEAEDDFNPEDLPIKLAIVGRPNVGKSTLTNRILGEERVVVYDMPGTTRDSIYIPMVRDEREYVLIDTAGVRKRGKVTETVEKFSVIKTLQAIEDANVVLLVIDAREGISDQDLSLLGFILNSGRSLVIVVNKWDGLSQEVRDQVKDMLDLRLGFIDFARIHFISALHGSGVGNLFESVTEAYSCATRRVSTAMLTRVMQMAADDHQPPLVRGRRVKLKYAHAGGYNPPIVVIHGNQVKDLPDSYKRYLMNYYRRSLEVMGTPIRIQFKEGENPFADKRNTLTPNQLRKRKRLMSHLKKSK
- the bamB gene encoding outer membrane protein assembly factor BamB, with amino-acid sequence MQLRKTLLVGLVSVALLSGCSLFNSEEDVVTMSPLPQVENQFTPTKVWNSSVGSGIGEFYSNLHPAWQDNRVFAADRRGTVKAMDLSDGKEVWRADLSEKTNFFSRNNPALLSGGVTVSGNHVYVGSERAQVYALNAEDGTPVWQTKVAGEALSRPVVSDGVVLIHTSNGMLQALNEADGAIKWSVNLDMPTLSLRGESAPTTAFGAAIVGGDNGRVNAVMINQGQLIWQQRISQPSGATEIDRLNDVDTTPVVAGEVVYALGYNGNMTALDLRSGQVLWKRELGSVHDFIIDGDRIYLVDQDDRVVALNTNGGVSLWRQSDLLHRNLTAPALYNGYLVVGDAEGYLHWLNTADGRFVAQQKVDSSGFLSKPVVASDKLLIQAKNGDVYAFTR